From one Pagrus major chromosome 21, Pma_NU_1.0 genomic stretch:
- the LOC141017271 gene encoding uncharacterized protein isoform X1, with protein MAGLQRAAQHPRLCFITCVSTVLLLVLFSQDLRDRRQDERHKRDILESTEIPAEHIDPAAIDLTPLVNTLINTSQSGSRQLFSLLSVTSYSSLALHKLTLLVYNISSIRSIESNKFRRRFCYCVTNETNDLTDFTAILLDVMGNSTSYLHELFKSASILSVSQRNNSDCIYICVMAGKMGREVSELWQVDAITPLFNQTIVEGPHRVGNVSSIRLPMEWHQVPTNLSHISPSGMSSMLTSRVHSTAHVSPTTMEETAATAAKITTAQPLATARQPTTSVLQSQTTASRQETTIGTTQPVTTQRPTTARPTTPLVTTQRPTMPRPTTPRPTTARPTTQRLATQRPTTQLVTTQRPITQRPTTQLLTTQRPTTQRPTTQAVTTATETSQPLTSTQPNTTLQLTTSTAATPSTTSPTQLTTVSTRPTTSSAVISLTWLTTATHQPRTTTQHTTSTVHPTSLSPVRPTAGPTLARRTTRPLDRKTTTLSKPTEKPGCPWRRPELMDVSVSSSTTTVSAHKLQPCVLELCKFFSQCLCRPFSHKSRMKRYCDDSHVWYEKHTFEVCRRVRRVSFSRNLKQRCLTKMCNKL; from the exons ATGGCCGGCTTACAGAGAGCAGCACAGCATCCACGCCTCTGTTTTATAACCTGTGTTTCTACAGTTTTACTCCTCGTCCTCTTCAGCCAAG ATTTGAGAGACAGACGGCAGGACGAGAGACACAAACGAGACATCCTGGAGTCCACAG AAATCCCGGCAGAGCACATCGACCCAGCTGCCATCGACCTCACTCCCCTGGTCAATACTTTAATAAATACAAGCCAATCGG GCTCCCGTCAgctcttctccctcctcagtGTGACGTCCTACAGCTCTCTGGCTCTCCATAAACTCACCCTGCTGGTCTACAACA tttCCAGCATCAGAAGTATAGAAAGCAACAAGTTCAGGAGAAGATTCTGCTACTGCGTCACAAACGAGACCAACGATCTGACAG acTTCACGGCCATCCTGTTGGATGTGATGGGAAACTCAACCAGTTACCTTCATGAGCTCTTTAAATCTGCCTCCATATTATCAG TAAGCCAGAGGAACAACTCCGACTGTATTTACATCTGCGTGATGGCAGGGAAGATGG GCAGAGAGGTGTCGGAGCTGTGGCAGGTCGACGCCATCACTCCGCTCTTCAACCAGACCATCGTCGAAGGACCACACAGAG TAGGCAACGTCTCTTCCATCAGACTGCCTATGG AATGGCACCAAGTTCCCACGAATCTGAGTCACATCTCTCCATCTGGGATGAGCTCCATGTTAACCAGCAGAGTCCATTCGACCGCACATG TTTCACCAACAACGATGGAGGAAACAGCTGCTACAGCAGCAAAGATCACCACGGCACAGCCGCTGGCAACGGCTCGACAACCTACAACCTCCGTGCTGCAAAGTCAAACTACAGCCAGCAGACAGGAGACAACAATAGGGACGACACAACCGGTGACGACACAAAGACCAACAACGGCAAGACCAACAACGCCACTGGTGACAACGCAAAGACCGACGATGCCAAGACCAACCACGCCAAGACCGACAACGGCAAGACCGACAACACAAAGGCTGGCAACACAAAGACCAACAACGCAACTGGTGACAACGCAAAGACCGATAACGCAAAGACCAACAACGCAACTGTTGACAACGCAAAGACCGACAACACAAAGACCAACAACACAAGCGGTGACAACAGCTACAGAAACGTCACAGCCACTAACATCAACACAACCAAACACCACCCTGCAACTCACCACTTCAACAGCTGCAACTCCATCAACCACAAGTCCAACCCAACTGACCACAGTGTCAACCAGACCCACAACCTCCTCAGCAGTTATCAGCCTTACCTGGCTTACCACAGCTACACACCAGCCAAGGACAACAACCCAGCACACGACTTCCACGGTTCATCCGACAAGTCTTTCACCTGTCCGTCCCACAGCAGGACCTACGCTGGCCAGAAGGACTACACGGCCTCTTGACAGGAAAACTACAACTCTGAGCAAGCCAACGGAAAAACCAG GTTGTCCTTGGAGAAGGCCGGAGCTGATGGACGTCTCGGTCTCGAGCAGCACGACGACCGTCAGCGCTCACAAGCTGCAGCCGTGCGTCCTCGAGCTCTGCAAGTTCTTCTCTCAGTGCCTCTGCAGACCCTTCAGCCACAAGTCGCGCATGAAAAG ATACTGTGACGACAGCCACGTCTGGTATGAAAAACACACGTTCGAGGTGTGTCGGCGCGTCAGGAGAGTCTCCTTCTCCAGAA aTCTGAAACAGAGATGCCTGACAAAGATGTGCAATAAACTGTGA
- the LOC141017271 gene encoding uncharacterized protein isoform X2: MAGLQRAAQHPRLCFITCVSTVLLLVLFSQDLRDRRQDERHKRDILESTEIPAEHIDPAAIDLTPLVNTLINTSQSGSRQLFSLLSVTSYSSLALHKLTLLVYNISSIRSIESNKFRRRFCYCVTNETNDLTDFTAILLDVMGNSTSYLHELFKSASILSVSQRNNSDCIYICVMAGKMGREVSELWQVDAITPLFNQTIVEGPHRVGNVSSIRLPMEWHQVPTNLSHISPSGMSSMLTSRVHSTAHVSPTTMEETAATAAKITTAQPLATARQPTTSVLQSQTTASRQETTIGTTQPVTTQRPTTARPTTPLVTTQRPTMPRPTTPRPTTARPTTQRLATQRPTTQLVTTQRPITQRPTTQLLTTQRPTTQRPTTQAVTTATETSQPLTSTQPNTTLQLTTSTAATPSTTSPTQLTTVSTRPTTSSAVISLTWLTTATHQPRTTTQHTTSTVHPTSLSPVRPTAGPTLARRTTRPLDRKTTTLSKPTEKPEVVLGEGRS; the protein is encoded by the exons ATGGCCGGCTTACAGAGAGCAGCACAGCATCCACGCCTCTGTTTTATAACCTGTGTTTCTACAGTTTTACTCCTCGTCCTCTTCAGCCAAG ATTTGAGAGACAGACGGCAGGACGAGAGACACAAACGAGACATCCTGGAGTCCACAG AAATCCCGGCAGAGCACATCGACCCAGCTGCCATCGACCTCACTCCCCTGGTCAATACTTTAATAAATACAAGCCAATCGG GCTCCCGTCAgctcttctccctcctcagtGTGACGTCCTACAGCTCTCTGGCTCTCCATAAACTCACCCTGCTGGTCTACAACA tttCCAGCATCAGAAGTATAGAAAGCAACAAGTTCAGGAGAAGATTCTGCTACTGCGTCACAAACGAGACCAACGATCTGACAG acTTCACGGCCATCCTGTTGGATGTGATGGGAAACTCAACCAGTTACCTTCATGAGCTCTTTAAATCTGCCTCCATATTATCAG TAAGCCAGAGGAACAACTCCGACTGTATTTACATCTGCGTGATGGCAGGGAAGATGG GCAGAGAGGTGTCGGAGCTGTGGCAGGTCGACGCCATCACTCCGCTCTTCAACCAGACCATCGTCGAAGGACCACACAGAG TAGGCAACGTCTCTTCCATCAGACTGCCTATGG AATGGCACCAAGTTCCCACGAATCTGAGTCACATCTCTCCATCTGGGATGAGCTCCATGTTAACCAGCAGAGTCCATTCGACCGCACATG TTTCACCAACAACGATGGAGGAAACAGCTGCTACAGCAGCAAAGATCACCACGGCACAGCCGCTGGCAACGGCTCGACAACCTACAACCTCCGTGCTGCAAAGTCAAACTACAGCCAGCAGACAGGAGACAACAATAGGGACGACACAACCGGTGACGACACAAAGACCAACAACGGCAAGACCAACAACGCCACTGGTGACAACGCAAAGACCGACGATGCCAAGACCAACCACGCCAAGACCGACAACGGCAAGACCGACAACACAAAGGCTGGCAACACAAAGACCAACAACGCAACTGGTGACAACGCAAAGACCGATAACGCAAAGACCAACAACGCAACTGTTGACAACGCAAAGACCGACAACACAAAGACCAACAACACAAGCGGTGACAACAGCTACAGAAACGTCACAGCCACTAACATCAACACAACCAAACACCACCCTGCAACTCACCACTTCAACAGCTGCAACTCCATCAACCACAAGTCCAACCCAACTGACCACAGTGTCAACCAGACCCACAACCTCCTCAGCAGTTATCAGCCTTACCTGGCTTACCACAGCTACACACCAGCCAAGGACAACAACCCAGCACACGACTTCCACGGTTCATCCGACAAGTCTTTCACCTGTCCGTCCCACAGCAGGACCTACGCTGGCCAGAAGGACTACACGGCCTCTTGACAGGAAAACTACAACTCTGAGCAAGCCAACGGAAAAACCAG AGGTTGTCCTTGGAGAAGGCCGGAGCTGA